The following proteins come from a genomic window of Mycolicibacterium rufum:
- a CDS encoding phospholipase D family protein, with translation MRGLVAITTDWFLTERERGNAASSIPVWRDGNRVEPLIHGAAYFDRLATEVDALGPGDHLFFTDWRGDPDERVREGGPTIAELFSHAAERGVVVKGLVWRSHLDAFAYSEEENQHLGEAIEAAGGEVLLDQRVRFGGSHHQKLVVLRRPGRPERDVAFAGGIDLCHSRRDDADHDGDPQAVQMADQYGDRPPWHDVQLLIQGPVVGALDHAFRERWNDPAPLDMLSPIAWVVDKLRRADLSAGELPPQPADPPPCGPHAVQVLRTYPDAHFQYAFAPKGERSIARGYTKALRRARRLIYLEDQYLWSKQVSHLLAEALAANPDLHLIAVVPRHPDVDGRLSLPPNQVGRAQAIETCRRADPSRVHIFDLENRHGTPVYVHAKVCVIDDVWACVGSDNFNRRSWTHDSELSCAVLDDTRDERAPRDPAGHGDGARVFARDLRLRLMREHLDRATDGSEDDGLLDPDAVVDSVTASAAALQAWHDGGRRGARPPGRLRPHEPERLGALTRLWAEPLYRAVYDPDGRSYRDRLRRRW, from the coding sequence ATGCGTGGGCTCGTGGCGATCACCACGGACTGGTTCCTCACAGAGCGTGAACGCGGCAACGCCGCGTCGTCGATTCCCGTCTGGCGCGACGGCAACCGGGTGGAGCCGCTGATCCACGGCGCCGCCTACTTCGACCGGCTCGCCACCGAGGTGGACGCCCTGGGCCCCGGCGACCACCTGTTCTTCACCGACTGGCGGGGTGATCCCGACGAGCGGGTGCGAGAGGGCGGACCGACCATCGCCGAACTGTTCAGCCACGCCGCCGAACGCGGCGTCGTGGTCAAAGGACTGGTGTGGCGCAGCCACCTCGACGCGTTCGCCTACAGCGAGGAGGAGAACCAGCATCTCGGCGAGGCCATCGAGGCTGCCGGCGGGGAGGTGCTGCTCGATCAGCGGGTCCGGTTCGGCGGCTCCCATCACCAGAAGCTGGTGGTGCTGCGGCGCCCGGGTCGGCCTGAACGAGACGTCGCGTTCGCCGGCGGCATCGATCTGTGCCACTCCCGCCGCGACGACGCCGACCACGACGGCGATCCGCAGGCGGTGCAGATGGCCGACCAGTACGGGGATCGGCCACCGTGGCACGACGTGCAGCTACTCATCCAGGGTCCCGTCGTCGGCGCGCTGGATCACGCGTTCCGGGAACGATGGAACGATCCCGCGCCGCTGGACATGCTCTCCCCCATCGCGTGGGTGGTCGACAAGCTGCGCCGGGCCGATCTGAGTGCCGGCGAACTGCCACCGCAGCCGGCCGATCCGCCGCCGTGCGGCCCCCACGCGGTGCAGGTGCTGCGCACCTATCCCGACGCCCACTTCCAGTACGCGTTCGCCCCGAAGGGCGAGCGCAGCATCGCGCGCGGCTACACGAAGGCGCTGCGACGGGCCCGGCGGCTGATCTATCTGGAAGACCAGTACCTGTGGTCCAAGCAGGTCTCGCACCTGCTCGCCGAAGCACTGGCCGCCAATCCCGACCTGCACCTGATCGCCGTGGTTCCACGACACCCCGATGTCGACGGCCGGTTGTCCCTGCCGCCCAACCAGGTGGGCCGCGCCCAGGCCATCGAGACGTGCCGGCGCGCCGACCCCAGCAGGGTGCACATCTTCGACCTCGAAAACCGCCATGGCACACCGGTCTACGTGCACGCCAAGGTGTGTGTCATCGACGACGTCTGGGCCTGTGTGGGCAGCGACAACTTCAACCGCCGCTCGTGGACACACGACAGCGAGCTGTCCTGCGCGGTGCTCGACGACACCCGCGACGAGCGGGCCCCGCGCGACCCGGCCGGCCACGGCGACGGAGCGCGGGTGTTCGCGCGTGACCTGAGGCTGCGCCTGATGCGCGAACACCTCGACCGGGCCACCGACGGCAGCGAGGACGACGGACTGCTCGACCCGGACGCGGTGGTGGACTCGGTCACCGCCTCGGCGGCCGCGCTGCAGGCGTGGCACGACGGCGGCCGGCGGGGCGCCCGGCCCCCGGGCCGGCTGCGACCACACGAACCCGAGCGTCTCGGCGCGCTGACGCGGCTGTGGGCCGAACCGTTGTACCGCGCCGTGTACGACCCCGACGGCCGGTCCTACCGGGACAGGCTGCGCCGGCGGTGGTGA
- a CDS encoding hemerythrin domain-containing protein produces the protein MADIIDLIYADHDWLRRQFFRLDDARTPEELAAIWSVLGTRLDAHADAEETVFYPALLAHGGRDDPGNPEGDPEDETEDAITDHNAIRDAVRRSRRHEPGSEEWFEAVNTARKENGSHLDEEEREAMPDFIKSAPPELRHELGAKWLQFYAERESVTGVDTSDKDAGDYIKEHT, from the coding sequence ATGGCCGACATCATCGATCTCATCTACGCCGACCACGACTGGCTGCGCCGCCAGTTCTTCCGGCTCGACGACGCCAGGACCCCCGAGGAACTGGCGGCGATCTGGTCGGTGCTCGGCACCCGGCTCGACGCGCACGCCGATGCCGAGGAAACCGTGTTCTATCCGGCGCTGTTGGCCCACGGCGGCCGGGACGATCCCGGCAATCCCGAGGGTGACCCCGAGGACGAGACCGAGGATGCGATCACCGACCACAACGCGATCCGCGACGCGGTGCGGCGCTCACGGCGACACGAGCCGGGCAGCGAGGAGTGGTTCGAGGCGGTGAACACGGCGCGCAAGGAGAACGGATCGCACCTCGACGAGGAGGAGCGCGAGGCGATGCCCGACTTCATCAAGAGCGCGCCCCCCGAACTGCGCCACGAACTCGGTGCGAAATGGCTGCAGTTCTACGCGGAGCGCGAATCGGTCACCGGCGTCGACACCTCCGACAAGGACGCCGGGGACTACATCAAGGAGCACACGTAG
- the adhE gene encoding bifunctional acetaldehyde-CoA/alcohol dehydrogenase has product MTTSTAVHEPDIRTAEIDAVVATAAAAAAEFRALDQAQVDRIVEAMVRAGVRAAAELAGVAIEETGFGVFEDKVVKNYVATEFLHDYLRDKKSVGVIDTDVEHNIVHVAEPIGVVLAITPVTNPTSTVLFKAIVAAKTRNAIVFRPSPYAVRSCQRSVEILRAAAEAAGMPAGALQVIPDEAHEVTHYLFKHPAVDFIWVTGGPKIVALASASGKPGLCVGPGNAPIYIHKTADLKGAVVDILISKTFDSSVICPAEQTCVIDDEVYDAMIAEFERMGARLMTEDEAAAITRFAFGRGDKISLDALGQKAPELAARAGFSVPPTVKVLLAPLPADLDALAAHPLVAEKLMPVLGVVRARDVGHAIDVAVLVTEHGGLGHTSAVYAHDQAVIDAYSAAVRTGRILVNAPTAVGALGGVYNNLTPTFSLGCGTWGGSSTTENVNYRQLLNIKTVAQRRTPPQWFRVPSNTYFNAGALENLRDLDCETVVVITDALTDERGVIDLVRGTLRARHVQVFSEVTPEPDEDTIRRGVELLARVQPDALIAVGGGSVLDAGKAMRLFYEHPDKTLDELTMPFLDPRKRVADYPTDRHKLQLIAVPTTSGTGSEVSPAAVLTVHGTKQTLVDYSLVPDLAIVDPVLTSSMPSVLTADTGIDALTHALEAAVSIFASPYTDALCAQAARLIFEALPRAYRDPRDLEARTDMSNAATLAGLAFSNAFVGTNHALAHAVGARFGIAHGRANAIFLPHVLRYNAELPSKFMPAPGYSAYIAPDKYAQVGRLIFGGHEPEDSRSRLLVGVENLLRQVEMPRSLKDAGVDEDEFLSALPQLAMTAFEDLSNRTNPRMPLVTEITELLRRGYYGSDQQ; this is encoded by the coding sequence ATGACGACGAGCACCGCTGTCCACGAACCGGACATCCGGACCGCCGAGATCGACGCGGTCGTCGCCACCGCGGCGGCCGCCGCCGCCGAATTCCGCGCTCTGGACCAGGCGCAGGTCGACCGGATCGTCGAGGCGATGGTCCGCGCGGGGGTGCGCGCGGCGGCCGAACTCGCCGGGGTGGCGATCGAGGAAACCGGGTTCGGCGTCTTCGAGGACAAGGTGGTCAAGAACTACGTCGCCACCGAGTTCCTGCACGACTACCTGCGCGACAAGAAGTCGGTCGGCGTCATCGACACCGACGTCGAGCACAACATCGTCCACGTCGCCGAACCGATCGGGGTCGTGTTGGCCATCACCCCGGTCACCAATCCGACCTCGACGGTGCTCTTCAAGGCCATCGTCGCGGCGAAGACCCGCAACGCCATCGTGTTCCGCCCGTCGCCGTACGCGGTGCGGTCCTGTCAGCGCAGCGTCGAGATCCTGCGCGCGGCCGCCGAGGCGGCGGGCATGCCCGCCGGGGCCCTTCAGGTGATCCCGGACGAGGCCCACGAGGTGACGCACTATCTGTTCAAGCACCCCGCGGTCGACTTCATCTGGGTGACCGGCGGACCGAAGATCGTCGCGCTGGCGAGCGCCTCGGGCAAGCCGGGACTGTGCGTGGGACCGGGGAACGCGCCGATCTACATCCACAAGACCGCCGACCTCAAGGGCGCGGTGGTCGACATCTTGATCTCCAAGACGTTCGACTCGTCGGTGATCTGCCCGGCCGAGCAGACCTGCGTGATCGACGACGAGGTGTACGACGCGATGATCGCCGAGTTCGAGCGGATGGGCGCCCGGCTGATGACCGAGGACGAGGCCGCGGCGATCACCCGGTTCGCGTTCGGCCGCGGCGACAAGATCTCCCTCGACGCGCTGGGCCAGAAAGCGCCGGAACTGGCTGCGCGAGCCGGTTTTTCGGTGCCGCCCACGGTGAAGGTGCTGCTGGCTCCGCTGCCGGCGGATCTCGACGCGCTGGCCGCGCACCCACTGGTGGCCGAGAAGCTGATGCCGGTGCTCGGCGTGGTCCGGGCCCGCGACGTCGGACACGCCATCGACGTCGCCGTGCTGGTCACCGAGCACGGCGGGCTGGGCCACACGTCGGCGGTCTACGCCCACGACCAGGCGGTCATCGACGCGTACAGCGCGGCGGTGCGCACCGGGCGCATCCTCGTCAACGCGCCCACCGCCGTCGGCGCGCTGGGCGGCGTCTACAACAACCTGACGCCGACGTTCTCGCTCGGCTGCGGCACGTGGGGCGGGTCGAGCACCACCGAGAACGTCAACTACCGCCAGCTGCTCAACATCAAGACCGTGGCGCAGCGGCGCACGCCGCCGCAGTGGTTCCGGGTGCCGTCGAACACCTACTTCAACGCGGGCGCGCTGGAGAACCTGCGCGACCTGGACTGCGAGACCGTCGTGGTGATCACCGACGCGCTGACCGACGAACGCGGCGTGATCGACCTGGTGCGCGGCACCCTGCGGGCCCGGCACGTGCAGGTGTTCAGCGAGGTGACGCCCGAGCCGGACGAGGACACCATCCGCCGCGGTGTCGAGCTGCTGGCGCGCGTGCAGCCCGACGCGCTGATCGCGGTGGGCGGCGGATCGGTGCTCGATGCCGGCAAGGCGATGCGGCTGTTCTACGAACACCCCGACAAGACGCTCGACGAGCTCACGATGCCGTTCCTGGACCCCCGCAAGCGGGTCGCCGATTATCCGACCGACCGGCACAAGCTGCAATTGATCGCCGTGCCGACGACGTCGGGGACGGGGTCGGAGGTGTCGCCGGCCGCGGTGCTGACCGTGCACGGCACGAAACAGACGCTGGTCGACTACAGCCTGGTGCCCGACCTCGCGATCGTGGATCCGGTGCTGACGTCGTCGATGCCGTCGGTGCTGACCGCCGACACCGGCATCGACGCGCTCACCCACGCGCTGGAGGCGGCCGTGTCGATCTTCGCGTCGCCCTACACCGACGCGCTGTGCGCTCAGGCCGCACGGTTGATCTTCGAGGCCCTGCCGAGGGCGTACCGGGATCCACGAGACTTGGAGGCGCGTACCGACATGTCGAACGCGGCGACGCTGGCGGGCCTCGCCTTCTCGAACGCGTTCGTCGGGACCAACCATGCCTTGGCGCACGCCGTCGGCGCCCGGTTCGGCATCGCCCACGGTCGGGCCAACGCGATCTTTCTACCGCATGTGCTGCGCTACAACGCCGAATTGCCGAGCAAGTTCATGCCGGCCCCCGGCTATTCGGCATACATCGCACCGGACAAGTACGCCCAGGTCGGTCGGCTGATCTTCGGCGGCCATGAACCCGAGGACAGCCGGTCCCGGCTGCTCGTCGGCGTGGAGAACCTGCTGCGTCAGGTGGAGATGCCGCGCTCGCTGAAGGATGCCGGCGTCGACGAGGACGAATTCCTCTCGGCGCTGCCGCAATTGGCGATGACGGCGTTCGAGGATCTCAGCAACCGGACCAACCCGCGGATGCCGCTGGTCACCGAGATCACCGAGCTGCTGCGGCGTGGCTACTACGGCTCGGATCAGCAGTAG
- a CDS encoding MFS transporter, with translation MVMIDGTVVNVALPHIGADLGSGFGGLQWTINAYTLSLASLILLGGSFGDHFGRRRVFLIGVVWFAVASVACGLAPNTEALIASRALQGVGGALLTPGSLALISASFRGADRAAAIGAWSGLGGIAGAIGPFVGGFLVEWNWRAVFLINVPMAAVVIVVTALHVPESRDEDAPPGLDAAGAVLTALGLGTLTYGLTRWGNDGADTVVAVAICVGVLALAAFVVVERRSPHPLIPPRLFSNSIFRVANVITLLIYGALGAAFLLLVLQLQTVAGFSPVAAGTALLPFTLVMLLFSARAGAWSARIGPRVPMTLGPLIAGAGLMLMSRIGADASWLVDVLPAALVFGSGMVLVVAPLTTAVLDAAPQSLAGSASGVNNAVARVGGLLAVAVLPGIAGISGADYADPAAFDRGFRLAVTIAAGLMVLASATAAVGMRRRPDPVHHEDRIRIGECPHCAISGPPMHPAEAREQ, from the coding sequence ATGGTGATGATCGACGGCACAGTCGTCAACGTGGCACTTCCGCACATCGGGGCCGACCTCGGATCCGGCTTCGGGGGTCTGCAGTGGACCATCAACGCCTACACGCTGTCGCTGGCGTCGCTCATCCTGCTCGGGGGTTCGTTCGGAGACCACTTCGGCCGACGCCGGGTGTTCCTCATCGGGGTGGTGTGGTTCGCGGTCGCGTCGGTGGCGTGCGGACTCGCGCCGAACACCGAGGCGCTGATCGCGTCCCGCGCCCTGCAGGGTGTCGGCGGGGCGCTGCTCACCCCCGGCAGCCTTGCGTTGATTTCGGCGTCCTTCCGCGGAGCGGACCGGGCCGCCGCGATCGGCGCGTGGTCCGGCCTGGGCGGTATCGCAGGCGCGATCGGACCGTTCGTCGGCGGCTTCCTCGTCGAATGGAATTGGCGCGCGGTCTTTCTCATCAACGTGCCGATGGCTGCCGTGGTGATCGTGGTGACCGCGCTGCACGTCCCGGAGAGCCGTGACGAGGATGCGCCGCCGGGTCTCGACGCGGCCGGGGCGGTGCTGACCGCACTCGGTCTGGGAACGCTGACCTACGGATTGACCCGATGGGGCAACGACGGTGCGGACACCGTCGTCGCGGTGGCGATCTGCGTCGGTGTGCTGGCGCTGGCGGCTTTCGTCGTCGTCGAGCGACGGTCACCGCACCCGCTGATCCCCCCGCGCCTGTTCTCCAACAGCATTTTTCGCGTCGCCAACGTCATCACGCTGTTGATCTACGGGGCGTTGGGCGCCGCGTTCCTGCTGCTGGTACTGCAGTTGCAGACGGTCGCCGGGTTCAGTCCCGTGGCGGCCGGCACCGCGCTGCTGCCGTTCACGCTCGTGATGCTGCTGTTCTCGGCGCGGGCAGGCGCCTGGTCCGCACGCATCGGGCCACGCGTGCCGATGACCCTGGGCCCGCTGATCGCCGGAGCCGGGCTGATGCTCATGAGCCGCATCGGTGCCGACGCCTCCTGGCTGGTCGACGTGCTGCCCGCGGCCCTGGTGTTCGGCTCGGGGATGGTCCTGGTGGTCGCACCGTTGACGACCGCGGTGCTCGACGCCGCACCGCAGAGTCTGGCTGGATCGGCATCGGGGGTGAACAACGCCGTGGCCCGGGTGGGCGGCCTCTTGGCGGTGGCCGTGCTCCCCGGGATCGCGGGCATCAGCGGCGCGGACTACGCCGATCCGGCGGCCTTCGACCGGGGCTTCCGGCTGGCCGTCACGATCGCTGCCGGACTGATGGTGCTCGCCTCGGCGACCGCGGCGGTCGGTATGCGCCGACGTCCGGATCCGGTCCACCACGAGGACCGGATCCGGATCGGCGAATGCCCGCACTGCGCGATCAGCGGGCCGCCGATGCACCCCGCCGAAGCGCGTGAGCAGTGA
- a CDS encoding NAD-dependent epimerase/dehydratase family protein, with translation MDQRRRILITGASGNVGAGVLRELARQEPDAELIGVCRRPPTHGTLYQAVQWCPVDLSAPDAAARLTAAMRDVDVVVHLALAVQPVDDEDYLYRANVVGTQAVLTAMAATGVHHLVYASSLGIYAPSGSTTPVPETWSTTGQATSTYSRHKVIVEGLLDEFERTHPDAIVARFRPTVVVQRHAAFEIRALYLGPLIPRAVLEVLRRRKLPVLPLPDGLALQFVHADDVGDAVVRLIRRRARGSFNIAADPLHVAALAGLVGARPVRVDPGWMRSAVVALHRLRVVAVTPGWYDVATRSPVMDTAKARDDLGWQPVRTSTDAARELIEGLANGATGTSPALGATDGAPTDTTTPVERVHDATLLAWCAMAAARARRRRRPGLLYGSVVAANLLAGTPAALDRVRERRRDPVAVLAPLAVGAAVLTSARGGWPSAATAAALGVLGIAERRRNDAHGMGEAQR, from the coding sequence ATGGACCAGCGGCGACGCATCCTCATCACGGGCGCCTCGGGCAACGTGGGCGCCGGGGTGCTGCGCGAGCTCGCCCGCCAGGAACCCGACGCCGAACTGATCGGTGTGTGCCGGCGCCCGCCGACCCACGGGACGCTCTACCAGGCGGTGCAGTGGTGCCCGGTCGATCTGTCGGCGCCCGACGCCGCCGCCCGGCTGACCGCCGCCATGCGCGACGTCGACGTCGTCGTCCACCTCGCCCTGGCCGTGCAGCCCGTCGACGACGAGGACTATCTCTATCGCGCCAATGTCGTTGGGACACAGGCGGTGCTGACGGCCATGGCGGCCACCGGGGTGCATCACCTGGTGTACGCGTCGAGCCTCGGCATCTACGCACCGAGCGGATCGACGACACCGGTACCCGAGACGTGGTCGACCACCGGACAGGCCACCTCGACCTACAGCAGGCACAAGGTGATCGTCGAGGGTTTGCTCGACGAGTTCGAACGCACGCACCCGGACGCGATCGTCGCCCGCTTCCGCCCGACCGTGGTGGTTCAACGGCACGCCGCGTTCGAGATCCGTGCGCTCTACCTCGGCCCGCTCATCCCCCGCGCGGTGCTGGAAGTGCTGCGCCGCAGGAAGCTGCCGGTGCTGCCCCTGCCGGACGGCCTGGCGCTGCAGTTCGTGCACGCCGACGACGTCGGCGACGCGGTGGTTCGGCTGATCCGGCGGCGCGCCCGCGGCTCGTTCAACATCGCCGCCGACCCGCTGCACGTCGCCGCGCTGGCCGGGCTGGTCGGGGCGCGTCCCGTCCGGGTGGACCCAGGCTGGATGAGATCGGCCGTCGTCGCGCTGCACCGGCTGCGGGTGGTCGCGGTGACGCCCGGCTGGTACGACGTGGCGACGCGCTCGCCGGTGATGGACACGGCCAAGGCCCGCGACGATCTGGGCTGGCAGCCCGTGCGGACGTCGACCGATGCCGCCCGCGAACTCATCGAGGGTCTCGCCAACGGCGCGACCGGCACCAGCCCGGCACTCGGCGCGACCGACGGCGCACCGACCGACACCACCACCCCGGTCGAGCGCGTCCACGACGCGACGCTGTTGGCGTGGTGTGCGATGGCGGCCGCACGCGCGCGGCGCCGGCGACGTCCCGGTCTGCTCTACGGCAGCGTCGTGGCCGCCAACCTCCTGGCCGGAACCCCAGCGGCGCTGGACAGGGTGCGCGAGCGCCGCCGCGATCCCGTCGCGGTGCTCGCCCCTCTCGCGGTCGGCGCCGCCGTGCTCACCAGCGCGCGCGGCGGCTGGCCCTCCGCGGCGACCGCCGCAGCCCTCGGCGTCCTCGGGATCGCCGAACGCAGACGAAACGACGCTCACGGCATGGGAGAGGCACAGCGATGA
- a CDS encoding SDR family NAD(P)-dependent oxidoreductase, protein MTDIDTERDTRVAVITGASSGIGRETALRYGERHARLVLAARSDGALREVAEECRRAGASDVIVAPTDISDADQVEEMFDLAVQRFGRIDVAAQCAAITAFGRFEDLPAEVFDAIIRTNLLGAANVARSALTRFQPRGAGQLVLVGSLLGVTAVPYQSAYVASKFAICGLVRALRQENRHLPGVRVHGIYPGPVDTPVYASAGNYLEQQTPRVPPTSDAPGTIAAAIVRAAEKSSSTERQVGWLNLPAIATYRLVPGVFDAVIGPLIRRVMFTAQSSADSAGNVFEPPATGRA, encoded by the coding sequence ATGACCGACATCGACACCGAGCGCGACACCAGAGTCGCGGTGATCACCGGCGCCTCCAGCGGCATCGGGCGGGAGACCGCGCTTCGCTACGGCGAGCGGCACGCCCGACTGGTGCTCGCCGCCCGCTCCGACGGGGCGTTGCGCGAGGTCGCCGAGGAATGCCGCCGCGCCGGCGCCTCCGACGTGATCGTCGCACCGACCGACATCAGCGACGCCGACCAGGTCGAGGAGATGTTCGACCTGGCGGTCCAGCGATTCGGCCGCATCGACGTCGCGGCACAGTGCGCGGCGATCACGGCGTTCGGCCGGTTCGAAGACCTGCCCGCCGAGGTCTTCGACGCGATCATCCGCACGAACCTCCTCGGCGCGGCCAACGTCGCGCGCTCGGCGCTCACGCGTTTCCAGCCGCGCGGTGCGGGGCAGCTGGTGCTGGTCGGATCCCTGCTCGGGGTCACCGCCGTTCCCTACCAATCGGCCTATGTGGCAAGTAAATTCGCCATCTGCGGGTTGGTCCGCGCGTTGCGCCAGGAGAACCGGCACCTTCCCGGTGTGCGCGTACACGGCATCTATCCCGGACCCGTCGACACGCCCGTCTACGCATCCGCGGGCAACTATCTCGAGCAGCAGACACCGCGGGTGCCGCCCACGTCGGACGCGCCCGGCACCATCGCGGCGGCCATCGTGCGGGCCGCCGAGAAGTCGTCGTCGACCGAGCGTCAGGTGGGCTGGTTGAACCTGCCGGCCATCGCGACGTACCGCCTCGTCCCGGGGGTCTTCGACGCCGTGATCGGGCCGCTGATCCGGCGGGTGATGTTCACCGCACAGTCGAGTGCGGACTCGGCGGGCAACGTTTTCGAGCCGCCTGCGACCGGCCGGGCCTGA
- a CDS encoding DUF3303 domain-containing protein, producing MTWTSRLNGSGKDNEEALRRALALFSKWQPPAGTTFHQFVGRVDAGGGYAIVETDNPAELLDGTSKFIAFNEFQIHPVVDMAEWAHAGQEGIDFRDSVS from the coding sequence ATGACGTGGACATCGCGCCTCAACGGATCGGGCAAAGACAACGAAGAGGCCCTGCGCCGCGCGCTCGCCCTCTTCTCGAAGTGGCAACCGCCCGCCGGCACCACCTTCCACCAGTTCGTCGGCCGGGTCGATGCCGGCGGCGGGTACGCCATCGTGGAAACCGACAACCCCGCTGAACTGCTGGATGGCACAAGCAAGTTCATCGCGTTCAACGAGTTCCAGATCCATCCCGTCGTCGACATGGCCGAATGGGCCCACGCCGGACAGGAAGGCATCGACTTCCGGGACTCCGTCAGCTGA
- a CDS encoding ABC transporter ATP-binding protein, which produces MPSGTAVSKRGAGADDDAAVPQIELIGVRKEFGDSRHPVVAVEGADLAIADGELFAILGPSGSGKTTLLRMIAGFEQPTSGTIRLGGRDVTALPPAQRDTNTVFQQYALFPHMTVTQNVEYGLRVRGVGKAERRRRAAEVLEMVRLGGHAARKPAELSGGQQQRVALARALVGRPRVLLLDEPLGALDLKLREQMQVELKAIQREVGITFVIVTHDQDEALTLCDRLVVLNNGRIEQIGAAREVYEHPANRFVADFVGTSNVLDGDTAQAVLGRRGTFAIRPERIAVLDPAAPAPAGQRSVTAEVAEVVYAGPITRVAATVTGPDTAAGPVRLTATLLSADASTALTHGTRVVLAWPDTAVRDLTDLPTDLEEDS; this is translated from the coding sequence ATGCCATCCGGAACGGCCGTGTCGAAACGAGGCGCGGGCGCAGACGACGACGCCGCCGTCCCGCAGATCGAACTGATCGGCGTCCGGAAGGAATTCGGCGATTCCCGGCATCCCGTGGTGGCCGTGGAGGGCGCCGACCTCGCGATCGCCGACGGTGAGCTGTTCGCGATCCTGGGGCCGTCGGGGTCGGGAAAGACCACGCTGCTGCGGATGATCGCGGGCTTCGAACAGCCCACCTCGGGCACGATCCGACTGGGCGGTCGCGACGTCACCGCACTGCCGCCCGCCCAGCGCGACACCAACACGGTGTTTCAGCAGTACGCGCTGTTCCCCCACATGACCGTGACGCAGAACGTCGAGTACGGGCTGCGGGTGCGCGGCGTCGGCAAGGCCGAACGGCGCCGCCGCGCCGCCGAGGTGCTGGAGATGGTCCGGCTCGGCGGGCACGCGGCGCGCAAGCCCGCCGAACTGTCGGGCGGTCAGCAGCAGCGGGTGGCGCTGGCCCGCGCCCTGGTCGGCCGGCCCCGGGTGCTGCTGCTCGACGAACCGCTGGGCGCGCTCGACCTCAAGCTGCGCGAGCAGATGCAGGTCGAACTCAAGGCCATCCAGCGCGAGGTCGGCATCACCTTCGTCATCGTCACCCACGACCAGGACGAGGCGCTGACGCTCTGCGACCGCCTCGTCGTGCTCAACAACGGCCGCATCGAGCAGATCGGCGCGGCCCGCGAGGTCTACGAGCATCCCGCCAACCGGTTCGTCGCGGACTTCGTCGGCACCTCGAATGTTCTCGACGGCGACACTGCCCAGGCGGTCCTCGGCAGGCGCGGCACCTTCGCCATCCGCCCCGAGCGCATCGCGGTGCTCGATCCCGCAGCACCGGCTCCGGCCGGTCAGCGCAGCGTCACCGCCGAGGTGGCCGAGGTCGTCTACGCCGGGCCGATCACCCGGGTCGCGGCGACCGTGACCGGGCCGGACACCGCCGCCGGTCCCGTGCGGCTGACCGCGACCCTGCTCTCGGCCGATGCGTCCACGGCCTTGACCCACGGCACCCGCGTCGTCCTGGCGTGGCCAGACACCGCCGTCCGTGATCTCACCGATTTGCCCACCGATCTCGAGGAGGACTCATGA